From a single Anomaloglossus baeobatrachus isolate aAnoBae1 chromosome 4, aAnoBae1.hap1, whole genome shotgun sequence genomic region:
- the LOC142302646 gene encoding E3 ubiquitin/ISG15 ligase TRIM25-like translates to MASADLREELDCSICLSTYTDPVTLRCGHNFCRVCINQILNIQDGSGVYSCPECREEFKERPTLKRNITLHNVAECFLSTQSDQEEITGIRCTYCIRSSAPAVRSCLLCEASLCDNHLRVHSKGPEHVLTDPSTSLENRKCSVHKKILEYYCPEDAACICVSCSLAGEYRGHPVEMLDEASEKKKKNLRNVLQKLITKREKTEEKVKSLEDHWRKAEEKASGEYGRVTALFIDIRRRVDDLEKRVLSVISKREEKVSLSLSDVIQKLEIKKDELSMKMRHIEELCNMTDALTVLQDPDTGDLCDPEEDGGDEDSGGHDGGDEDIGGHDEGEEYTGGHDGGDEDRGQHDGGDEDSGGHDGGDEDIIGHDGGNRGAKLISHISHTISDIIRAINGTFYVQDPADMLLDVSNLMSNDLKTPILSKIWQNFPQTAKRLNYSQVMSSHRFTSGRHYWDVEIRELELWRVGMCYPSIDRTDGQSFIGDNNKSWGLCKEKVCNNQYTVRHGGEGIRLPYQISGYGVRICLDYEAGQLSFYELCDPIRHLHTFTAAFSEPLHAALCGGLMEI, encoded by the coding sequence ATGGCGTCTGCTGATCTGAGAGAAGAGCTGGACTGCTCCATCTGTCTAAGCACTTATACAGATCCTGTaaccctgagatgtggacacaacttctgccgggtctgtattAATCAGATATTGAACATACAGGACGGAtctggagtttattcctgtcctgaatgtagagaaGAATTCAAGGAGCGGCCGACACTGAAGAGGAACATAACTCTGCATAACGTAGCAGAATGTTTCCTGTCTACTCAATCAGATCAGGAGgagatcaccgggatccgctgtacTTACTGTATTCGTTCGTCTGCgcctgctgttagatcctgtctgctgtgtgaggcttctctgtgtgataATCACCTGAGAGTTCACAGCAAAGGACCAGAACACGTCCTAACTGATCCCAGCACTTCCCTGGAGAACcggaaatgttctgtccataagaagatcctggaatattactgcccggaggacgctgcttgtatctgtgtgtcctgcagtttggcTGGAGAATATAGGGGACACCCAGTTGAGATGCTGGATGAGGCCTCTGAGAAGAAGAAAAAGAATCTGAGAAATGTTCTCCAGAAACTGATCACAAAGAGAGAGAAGACTGAGGAAAAAGTCAAGAGTCTGGAGGACCACTGGAGAAAAGCTGAAGAAAAAGCATCTGGAGAATATGGAAGAGTCACTGCTCTTTTTATagacatcaggagacgggtggacgacctggagaaAAGGGTCCTGAGTGTGATCTCCAAACGGGAAGAAAAGGTGTCACTGTCACTGTCTGATGTGATCCAGAAGCTGGaaataaagaaggacgagctgtccatGAAGATGAgacacattgaggagctgtgtaacatgactgatgcactgaccgtcttacaggatccagacaccggggacttgtgtgatcctgaggaggacGGAGGTGATGAAGActcaggaggacatgatggaggtgatgaggacatagGAGGACATGATGAAGGTGAGGAATACACAGGAGGACAtgacggaggtgatgaggacagagggcaacatgatggaggtgatgaagactcaggaggacatgatggaggtgatgaggacattaTAGGACATGATGGAGGTAATCGTGGTGCAAAGCTGATTTCTCACATATCTCACACAATATCTGATATAATAAGGGCTATAAATGGGACTTTCTATGTACAGGATCCTGCAGACATGTTACTGGATGTAAGTAATCTTATGTCAAACGACCTGAAAACTCCAATTTTGTCAAAAATATGGCAGAATTTTCCACAAACTGCGAAGAGATTGAATTATTCTCAGGTAATGAGCAGCCACagatttacctcaggacgacattactgggatgtggagatcaGAGAGCTTGAATTGTGGAGGGTGGGGATGTGTTACCCCAGTATAGACAGGACGGACGGTCAGTCATTTATTGGAGATAATAACAAGTCCTGGGGTTTGTGTAAAGAGAAGGTATGTAATAATCAGTATACAGTCAGACATGGTGGTGAAGGTATCCGGTTACCTTACCAGATTTCTGGTTATGGagtcaggatctgtctggattatgaggccgggcagctgtccttttatgagctgtgtgaccccatcagacacttacacaccttcactgccgccttctccgagccccttcatgctgcgTTATGTGGAGGTCTTATGGAGATATAA